The Desulfotignum phosphitoxidans DSM 13687 genomic sequence AATATTTTTTTGATTTGTCAACTAAAAAATGACTTTTATGGGAAAAAATTTGGTTGCGGACTTATGCAAAAACCTAACCGGACATCACTGGAAAAATATGCCAAAAAAATGGGCCGGGATATTGTGAAGCTGTCTTCCTATGCCATCGATTTTTTAAACAAATATTCATTTCCCGGGAATGTGCGTGAGCTTGAAAATTTGATCGAACGTTCCGTGGCCCTGTCATCCACCAACATTATTTTGCCCGAAAGCCTGACCATTTCCATGCACAAAACCGGACGAAAGATTCAAGATGGCGACGATTACCGGTGCAATCTATCACAGGTGGCACAGGGGGTGGACTTAGATGAAGTGTTGTCCGGTGTTGAATCCGCCTACCTGAAAAAAGCCTTGGGAATGGCCGGGGGAGACAAGAAAAAGGCAGCGGATCTGCTGAATTTGTCTTTACGCTCCCTGCGGTATCGCCTGGATAAAAATACACCGGTTTCATAACGCAGCCGCAACGTCACCGTGTCAGACCCCGGGCAGCGGTTTGGTTTGAAAAGATTATTGGGCGCCAACTGTGCGGGCGGGTGGCTATCCGTTCAGATTGAACAGGTCAATGGCCCGGTCCCGCAGGTACTGACCGATGGGAATGGCGGATGTGGCTGCCGGGGACGGGGCATTGCAGACATGCAGGGACCGCGGGGTTTTGGCAAACAGAAAATCGTGGACCAGATCGCCGTTTCGGGTGACCGCCTGGGCCCGGATGCCCGGGGGATAGGGTAAAAGGTCAGTATTTGTCAAAGACGGGCAGTATTTTCGGATACGTGTCAGATACCCGGGTTTCCATATAGAATCCACCTGTTCTTTGATACCGGATACCAGGTGCCGGGTCATGACCTTCCAGAATCCGGGGAATACCGCCATGTCAGCGATATCGGTAAAATTGGCGCTGAACCGCCCATATCCTTCCCGGTCAAATCCCAGCACTGCATTGGGACCGACTGTGATTCGCCCGTCGATCATGGGCGTCAGGTGAACGCCCAGAAAGGGCAGATCCGGGTCGGGTATGGGATAGATAAGCCGGGAAACAATATCGGACCGGTGTGCGGGCAGTTGAAAATATTCCCCCCGGAAAGGCAGGATGGAAAAATCGATGTCTATGTGCATCATTTTTGCCAGACGGTCCGCCATCAAACCGGCGCACACCACCAGATAACGGGTCGAAACGGTATGGGTCCGGGTGGAAACCGTCACCTGATCCCGGGTTTCGTTCAAATGAGTAACAGACTGCCCGGTCTGCACACGTCCGCCTTTGGCCAGAAACAGGTCTGCCATTTTCCGGGTGATCTGTATAAAGTCGCAGATCCCGGTGGCCGGGACCAGCAAAGCCCCCAGTCCCTGAATATGGGGTTCCATATGCGTCAGTTCCTGCTGGTTCACATCAACCACCTGGATCTGGTTCTGGGCGCATCGCTGTTTCAATGCCTGCATTCGCTCCAGCTCAATGGGGGTTGTGGCCACCAGGAGTTTGCCGCATTGCTTGAATGGTATGTGGTGCTCTTTACAGAATGCCATGGTGGCCTGGGATCCGCGCCGGCAGAAATCCGCTTTCAGGCTGCCGGGTGCGTAATAGACACCGGCATGAATCACGCCGGAATTATGCCCGGTCTGGTGAGCGGCGAACCGGTGTTCTTTTTCGATCAGCAGAATCTTTGCTTCAGGGAATCGCGTTTGAAGTGCCAGAGCCGTGGATATTCCCACAATTCCACCACCGATGATAGTCAAGTCATGCGGTTTCATGGTCGCGCATCATAATATTCCGGCCCATGAAAATCAA encodes the following:
- a CDS encoding AAA-type ATPase lid domain-containing protein; this encodes MQKPNRTSLEKYAKKMGRDIVKLSSYAIDFLNKYSFPGNVRELENLIERSVALSSTNIILPESLTISMHKTGRKIQDGDDYRCNLSQVAQGVDLDEVLSGVESAYLKKALGMAGGDKKKAADLLNLSLRSLRYRLDKNTPVS
- the lhgO gene encoding L-2-hydroxyglutarate oxidase, which translates into the protein MKPHDLTIIGGGIVGISTALALQTRFPEAKILLIEKEHRFAAHQTGHNSGVIHAGVYYAPGSLKADFCRRGSQATMAFCKEHHIPFKQCGKLLVATTPIELERMQALKQRCAQNQIQVVDVNQQELTHMEPHIQGLGALLVPATGICDFIQITRKMADLFLAKGGRVQTGQSVTHLNETRDQVTVSTRTHTVSTRYLVVCAGLMADRLAKMMHIDIDFSILPFRGEYFQLPAHRSDIVSRLIYPIPDPDLPFLGVHLTPMIDGRITVGPNAVLGFDREGYGRFSANFTDIADMAVFPGFWKVMTRHLVSGIKEQVDSIWKPGYLTRIRKYCPSLTNTDLLPYPPGIRAQAVTRNGDLVHDFLFAKTPRSLHVCNAPSPAATSAIPIGQYLRDRAIDLFNLNG